One segment of Castanea sativa cultivar Marrone di Chiusa Pesio chromosome 3, ASM4071231v1 DNA contains the following:
- the LOC142629600 gene encoding uncharacterized protein LOC142629600 produces MATISRLSTPSHAASVSSTLKPRSAQPKILIGFYRSSDFNAKVSSSKLAVRSNPALRGPLVVKCSHADGNGTPVKRTVLHDLYEKEGQSPWYDNLCRPVTDLLPLIASGVRGVTSNPAIFQKAISSSNAYNDQFRELVQSGKDIEAAYWELVVKDIQDACKLFEPIYDQTNAADGYVSVEVSPRLADETKGTVDAAKWLHKVVDRRNVYIKIPATAACIPSIKDVISLGISVNVTLIFSLSRYEAVIDAYLDGLEASGLNDLSKVTSVASFFVSRVDTLIDKKLEKIGTPEALDLRGKAAVAQAALAYKLYQKKFSGPRWEALVKKGAKKQRLLWASTSVKNPAYSDTLYVAPLIGPDTVSTMPDQALQAFIDHGAVSRTIDSNVSEAEGVYNALEKLGIDWSDVGIQLELEGVDSFKKSFDSLLDTLQEKANSLKLISL; encoded by the exons ATGGCTACTATTTCCAGGCTCTCAACTCCGAGCCATGCCGCCTCTGTATCCTCTACGTTGAAACCCAGATCTGCACAGCCTAAGATCTTGATTGGTTTCTATAGGAGCAGTGATTTCAACGCCAAAGTTTCATCTTCCAAATTAGCCGTGAGGAGCAACCCAGCTTTGAGGGGCCCTTTGGT TGTCAAGTGTTCCCATGCTGATGGAAATGGAACTCCAGTGAAGAGAACAGTTCTTCATGATCTCTATGAGAAGGAAGGGCAGAGTCCATGGTATGATAACCTCTGCCGGCCTGTTACAGATCTGCTTCCTCTAATTGCAAGTGGTGTTAGAGGTGTTACTAGCAACCCAGCG ATCTTCCAGAAAGCAATATCATCTTCAAATGCTTACAATGACCAATTCag GGAACTTGTTCAATCAGGAAAAGACATTGAAGCTGCGTACTGGGAACTTGTGGTGAAGGACATTCAAGATGCATGCAAACTTTTTGAGCCAATTTATGATCAAACAAATGCTGCTGATGGTTATGTTTCTGTTGAAGTTTCCCCCAGACTTGCAGACGAGACTAAAGGGACTGTAGATGCTGCAAAATGGCTCCATAAAGTGGTTGATCGGCGCAATGTTTACATCAAGATTCCTGCTACAGCTGCATGCATTCCCTCTATTAAGGATGTTATTTCACTTGGCATAAGCGTGAATGTGACA CTCATATTCTCTCTTTCTAGATATGAAGCAGTCATTGATGCTTACTTGGATGGTCTTGAAGCTTCTGGCTTAAATGACCTCTCCAAAGTAACCAGTGTTGCTTCCTTCTTTGTCAGTCGAGTAGATACCCTCATTGACAAGAAGCTTGAGAAGATTGGAACCCCAGAGGCCCTTGATCTTCGAGGAAAG GCTGCAGTTGCTCAAGCAGCCTTGGCATACAAGCTCTACCAGAAGAAATTCTCTGGTCCAAGATGGGAAGCTCTGGTGAAAAAAGGTGCCAAGAAGCAGAGGCTGCTGTGGGCCTCAACCAGTGTTAAGAACCCTGCCTACTCCGACACCTTATATGTTGCTCCTCTCATTGGACCTGACACG GTGTCAACCATGCCTGACCAAGCTCTTCAAGCATTTATTGATCATGGTGCTGTTTCAAGGACAATTGATTCAAATGTATCTGAGGCTGAAGGCGTTTACAATGCACTCGAAAAATTGGGCATTGACTGGAGTGATGTTGGCATCCAGCTTGAACTTGAAGGTGTGGATTCCTTTAAGAAAAGTTTTGACAGCCTGCTCGATACCCTGCAAGAGAAGGCGAACTCTCTTAAATTAATCAGCCTGTGA